The sequence TGGGTGACGCCGTTCTCGACGGCGCGGCCGAGGTGAAAGCCCAGCTGCTCCGTGTTGCCCTGCGCGGTCAGGACCGCGACGGTGACGAGGCTGCGGTCGCGGGCGGAGAGCTCGGGGCGGTTCCAGACATCTTCGAAGAGGACGTCGTCGGTGAGGGCGGCCATCTTGGGGGCGAAGTCGCCGAACATGGCGCGACCGCCACCGACCTGCTTCTTCTGTTCGGGCATGACGCTCTCCTTCTCCTTGGGCAGCCCCACGACCGGGGCTCACCACCCAGCCAACGCGGGCCGGGAACGGAAAGGAATGCCCTGCTGTGACGTGTACCGACAGGGCACCCCACAGGGCAGCGGACCTGGAACCGTTGCTCGCATCCTCGTGAGAGGCGCCACCGACGGGCCCACCCGGGAAGCAGCGGACAGCCCGAGCGGTGTCGCACTACCGTGGCGACGACTCTCGACCCTCAGCGGTCTCGGAGGCGTGCATCGGGGCATTCCACGACGCGAGCAGCCGCAGGCGCTCCGCGGAGGTGGAACGGGGCTCGGCCGTGTACACCATGAGCACCAGGCCGGGGTCCGCCGTGATGACGAGCTCTTCGTACGAGAGGATCAGCTCCCCGACATCGGGGTGGTGGAACCGCTTCGTCCCCGAGCCGTGCGATCGGACGTCGTGGGCACCCCAGAGCCGACGGAACGTGTCA comes from Frondihabitans peucedani and encodes:
- a CDS encoding carboxymuconolactone decarboxylase family protein, translating into MPEQKKQVGGGRAMFGDFAPKMAALTDDVLFEDVWNRPELSARDRSLVTVAVLTAQGNTEQLGFHLGRAVENGVTQEELIEAITHVMLYSGWPRGMAAMGVAKNLFTDDK